Proteins encoded within one genomic window of Aerococcus viridans:
- a CDS encoding ABC transporter substrate-binding protein, whose product MKMKKMLLTMGSLMMLAACGSVTQTSNNASSTSESSGDTIKIGGNWDLSGAGAAYGGPANEGVKLAFKLANDAGGINGQTIEYVEADNRTDPNESANTATRLIDEENVQMIIGPATTGAFEAQIPTGTNAEIPMIAPAATGDTLTVDSSGNTLAYVFRVAFQDAFQGSALASFANGEGYETAAIIQDNSTDYGQNLSATFEEEFQGNIVANESYIAGDSDFNSILNNIASDDPDVIFIAGYYSEGGPIVKQAREKGIDAVILAPDGFGSQEFIDLAGAENVTDFYYTSHYTTGEGSTEATAEFIEAYEAEYGKTPDMFAALGYDAANLAIDAIERAGSGDPDAVTAAIEETEEFAGATGTFSFDDQHNPIKTAYILEMQEGEVVGSTTISPDDIVSE is encoded by the coding sequence ATGAAAATGAAAAAAATGCTTTTAACAATGGGTTCTTTAATGATGTTGGCGGCCTGTGGTTCAGTGACGCAAACATCCAACAATGCAAGTTCAACTAGCGAGAGTAGTGGAGATACTATCAAGATTGGTGGTAACTGGGACTTATCTGGTGCTGGTGCAGCCTATGGTGGCCCGGCAAATGAAGGGGTTAAATTGGCTTTTAAACTGGCGAATGATGCTGGGGGCATTAACGGTCAGACGATCGAATATGTTGAAGCTGACAACCGTACTGATCCAAATGAGTCTGCCAATACAGCAACACGCTTAATTGATGAAGAGAATGTACAAATGATTATCGGGCCAGCAACAACCGGTGCATTTGAAGCACAAATTCCAACTGGAACGAATGCTGAAATCCCAATGATTGCCCCAGCTGCGACAGGTGATACCTTAACAGTTGATAGTTCTGGTAATACATTAGCGTACGTTTTCCGTGTAGCATTCCAAGATGCTTTCCAAGGTTCGGCACTTGCAAGTTTTGCTAATGGTGAAGGTTATGAAACTGCCGCAATTATCCAAGACAATTCAACTGATTACGGACAGAACTTATCTGCTACGTTTGAAGAAGAATTCCAAGGAAACATTGTTGCAAATGAGTCATACATTGCAGGTGATTCTGACTTCAATTCAATCCTAAATAACATCGCTTCTGACGATCCGGACGTAATCTTTATAGCTGGTTACTATTCAGAGGGTGGTCCAATCGTTAAACAAGCACGTGAAAAGGGAATTGATGCAGTTATTCTGGCACCAGATGGTTTTGGTAGCCAAGAGTTTATTGATTTAGCGGGTGCGGAAAATGTAACCGACTTCTACTACACTTCTCACTATACAACTGGTGAAGGGTCAACAGAAGCAACGGCAGAGTTTATTGAAGCGTACGAAGCTGAATACGGTAAAACACCAGACATGTTTGCTGCTTTAGGTTACGATGCTGCCAACTTAGCGATTGACGCTATTGAACGTGCAGGATCAGGTGATCCAGATGCAGTAACAGCTGCAATTGAAGAAACAGAAGAATTTGCTGGTGCGACCGGTACATTCTCATTCGATGACCAACATAATCCAATCAAGACAGCTTACATTCTAGAAATGCAAGAAGGTGAAGTTGTAGGTTCTACTACAATCTCTCCAGACGACATCGTGAGTGAATAG
- a CDS encoding ABC transporter substrate-binding protein has translation MKFKKLALTLLSTVTLAACGAATSTSNSGATNTAGNETFNVGGNFGLSGAFSAYGTAINDGAALAFKEINEDGGVLGKDVNYISVDNKSDATESTTQTARLIDEENISVLVGSDTTGSTEAQIQTATDASVPIVAPAATGDSLTLDSSGNVLDYVFRVPFQDAFQGSVLAEFANQEGYETAAIIQDNSSDYGQNLAAEFDDIFEGEVVGTESYVSGDTDFNSILNNIASKNPDVIFIAGYYTEGGSIVKQAREMGIESAILAPDGFGAEEFVELAGAENVNNFYYTAHYTTGEGATDKTTAFVEAFEAEYGSTPNMFAALGYDAAYLVADAAGRAGEDDRQAITDALAETTDFEGVTGTFSFDENHNPVKTAYIIEMANGEEVGSSAVSPEDVAN, from the coding sequence ATGAAATTTAAAAAATTAGCTTTAACTTTACTATCTACCGTCACTTTAGCTGCTTGTGGGGCTGCGACTTCTACTAGCAATTCAGGCGCTACAAACACTGCAGGCAACGAAACTTTCAATGTTGGTGGTAACTTTGGTTTATCAGGTGCCTTTTCTGCTTACGGTACAGCGATCAACGATGGTGCAGCCCTGGCCTTCAAAGAAATCAACGAAGATGGTGGTGTCTTAGGTAAAGATGTGAACTATATCTCTGTAGACAACAAGTCAGATGCGACTGAATCAACTACGCAAACTGCGCGTTTAATTGATGAAGAAAATATCTCAGTTTTAGTTGGTTCTGATACAACAGGTTCAACAGAAGCACAAATCCAAACAGCGACTGACGCAAGTGTGCCAATTGTTGCACCAGCAGCGACAGGTGACTCATTAACATTAGATAGCTCTGGTAATGTGTTGGATTACGTCTTCCGTGTGCCGTTCCAAGATGCTTTCCAAGGTTCTGTACTAGCGGAATTTGCTAACCAAGAAGGTTACGAAACTGCGGCGATCATCCAAGATAACTCTTCTGACTACGGTCAAAACTTAGCAGCTGAGTTCGATGACATCTTTGAAGGTGAAGTAGTCGGAACTGAATCTTACGTTTCAGGTGATACTGATTTCAACTCAATTTTAAATAACATCGCTTCTAAGAACCCAGACGTCATTTTTATCGCTGGGTACTATACTGAAGGGGGTTCAATTGTGAAACAAGCCCGTGAAATGGGTATTGAATCAGCAATCTTAGCACCAGATGGTTTTGGGGCTGAAGAATTCGTTGAATTAGCTGGTGCTGAAAACGTGAATAACTTCTACTACACTGCTCACTACACAACTGGTGAAGGTGCAACAGATAAAACAACTGCATTCGTTGAAGCCTTTGAAGCAGAATATGGTTCAACACCAAACATGTTTGCTGCTTTAGGTTATGACGCAGCTTACCTAGTAGCAGATGCAGCTGGACGTGCTGGCGAGGATGACCGTCAAGCGATCACAGATGCCTTAGCTGAAACAACTGACTTTGAAGGAGTAACTGGTACATTCTCATTTGACGAAAACCACAACCCAGTGAAAACTGCTTACATCATCGAAATGGCAAATGGTGAAGAAGTAGGTTCTTCAGCAGTAAGTCCAGAAGATGTTGCCAACTAA
- a CDS encoding ABC transporter substrate-binding protein, with amino-acid sequence MNIKGIKRFSVMLLSTMVIAGCGNLTQTSSSNSNTSEDTIKIGGNFELTGSAAGYGNDINNGAKLAVEEINEAGGIDGKQIEYIEADNKSDANESASAAARLIDEEGVSAIVGPSLTANFQAQINAATQAQVPFIGPAVTSDGATLDSNGEAYEYGFSVAFLNSFQGGAIARFSNNQGYETAAVMQDNSSDYGQILSDEFTGAFEGEVVATESYVSGDTDFSSILTNIKSKNPDVIFIAGYYTEAGTIIKQAREMGIEAAIVGPDGLASEELSSLAGEENMNDIYYVSHFASDEDASQASQEFSAAFEEAYGKAPDEFAALGYDAVYLYANAVEEVGSEDNQAIAEAIANTTDFQGVTGAITMKEDHTPNKTAYIQEIQNNEVVGSTAVAPE; translated from the coding sequence ATGAATATTAAAGGGATTAAACGTTTCTCAGTCATGTTGCTGTCAACAATGGTAATTGCGGGTTGTGGAAATTTAACGCAGACTTCTAGTTCGAATTCAAATACGAGTGAGGACACGATTAAAATTGGTGGGAACTTTGAGTTAACGGGTTCTGCTGCTGGTTACGGGAATGATATTAATAACGGGGCGAAGCTAGCAGTTGAAGAAATCAACGAAGCTGGTGGGATCGACGGCAAGCAAATTGAATATATTGAAGCGGATAATAAGTCGGATGCCAATGAATCAGCGTCAGCGGCGGCGCGTTTGATTGATGAAGAGGGCGTATCAGCGATTGTCGGGCCGTCATTGACCGCTAACTTCCAAGCGCAAATTAATGCAGCTACACAAGCGCAAGTGCCATTTATTGGGCCAGCGGTAACAAGCGATGGGGCGACCTTGGATTCAAATGGCGAAGCTTATGAATATGGGTTCTCAGTAGCCTTCCTAAACTCTTTCCAAGGCGGCGCGATTGCACGTTTTTCAAATAACCAAGGCTATGAAACGGCAGCGGTTATGCAAGATAACTCTTCAGATTACGGACAAATTCTATCAGACGAATTTACAGGCGCTTTTGAAGGGGAAGTTGTAGCAACTGAATCCTATGTATCAGGCGATACAGACTTCTCTTCTATCTTAACGAATATTAAATCTAAAAATCCGGATGTCATCTTCATTGCCGGTTACTATACTGAAGCGGGAACAATCATCAAACAAGCCCGTGAAATGGGTATTGAAGCGGCGATTGTTGGACCAGATGGTTTGGCCTCAGAAGAGTTAAGCTCACTTGCGGGTGAAGAAAACATGAATGACATCTATTATGTGTCTCATTTCGCTTCAGATGAAGATGCTTCTCAAGCCTCTCAAGAATTCTCAGCAGCCTTTGAAGAAGCTTACGGTAAAGCGCCTGATGAGTTTGCAGCCTTAGGTTATGACGCAGTTTACCTATACGCAAATGCGGTAGAAGAAGTGGGTTCTGAAGACAATCAAGCCATTGCTGAAGCGATCGCGAATACCACTGATTTCCAAGGGGTAACTGGTGCAATCACAATGAAAGAAGACCATACACCAAATAAAACAGCCTACATCCAAGAGATTCAAAATAATGAAGTGGTTGGATCAACTGCAGTAGCGCCAGAATAG